One Lysinibacillus sp. OF-1 DNA segment encodes these proteins:
- a CDS encoding alpha/beta hydrolase, translated as MDKGTVQDLTFYSEALQEELQLYIYVPANYSPLYKYNILIASDGKDYFQLGGITKLADELIDDYEIENLIIAFVPYKDIKDRRHKYIPSGEQHEAYLRFLAHELVPYLDNEYATYQMGMSRGVIGDSMAATASLMAALKYPSIFGKVILQSPYVDEDVLQAVEKFKDPGAISIYHIVGKGEDQVVTMDKTIKDFLTPNRQLHELMISKGFTTFYDEFEGNHTWKYWKPDLRRALIENFN; from the coding sequence TTGGATAAGGGAACAGTACAGGATTTAACATTTTATAGTGAAGCATTACAGGAAGAATTACAGCTCTATATTTATGTTCCTGCAAATTATTCTCCACTTTATAAATACAATATTTTAATCGCATCAGACGGTAAAGATTATTTCCAACTCGGCGGCATTACAAAGCTAGCTGATGAACTGATTGATGACTATGAAATCGAAAATTTAATTATAGCATTTGTTCCTTACAAAGATATTAAAGATCGACGTCATAAATATATTCCAAGCGGTGAGCAACACGAAGCCTATCTACGCTTTTTAGCTCATGAGCTAGTACCCTATTTAGACAATGAATATGCCACTTACCAAATGGGTATGAGTCGTGGCGTCATTGGAGACTCTATGGCTGCCACTGCTTCCTTAATGGCTGCCCTAAAGTACCCAAGCATCTTTGGCAAAGTCATTTTACAATCACCATATGTTGATGAGGATGTCTTACAGGCTGTTGAAAAATTTAAAGATCCTGGCGCGATTTCTATCTACCATATAGTAGGTAAGGGCGAAGATCAGGTAGTGACAATGGATAAAACCATCAAAGACTTTTTAACACCTAACCGTCAATTACATGAGCTCATGATTAGTAAAGGGTTCACTACATTTTATGACGAGTTCGAAGGCAATCATACATGGAAATATTGGAAACCAGACCTTCGACGTGCTTTAA
- a CDS encoding phosphatidylglycerophosphatase A family protein produces the protein MHNKSIRVHSDEVAKAAQAALIRRGVAIEDIAKIVYEMQKTYNEGLTLEHCVHSVERVLRKREVQHALLVGIELDELAEKKLLSSPLQQIIESDEGLFGVDETIALGSVFTYGSIAVTTFGHLDKQKIGIIKKLDTEPGHHVNTFLDDLVGSIAASAASRIAHRMRDLEEEGETFADIEPEELGPKPKSHNEI, from the coding sequence ATGCATAATAAAAGTATTCGTGTGCACTCTGACGAAGTAGCAAAGGCAGCTCAAGCCGCGTTAATTCGTAGAGGTGTAGCGATAGAGGATATCGCAAAAATTGTTTACGAAATGCAAAAAACCTATAATGAAGGTTTAACACTGGAGCATTGTGTTCATTCTGTTGAACGTGTTTTACGTAAGCGAGAAGTACAGCATGCTTTATTAGTAGGAATTGAATTAGATGAACTAGCAGAGAAAAAATTATTATCTTCACCACTGCAACAAATTATCGAATCGGATGAGGGGTTATTTGGTGTAGACGAAACAATCGCACTAGGATCTGTTTTTACATATGGCAGTATCGCCGTTACCACTTTTGGTCATTTAGACAAGCAAAAAATAGGGATTATTAAAAAACTCGATACAGAACCTGGACATCATGTCAACACATTCTTAGATGATTTAGTTGGCAGTATAGCAGCTTCAGCTGCTTCACGTATTGCACACCGCATGCGTGACCTAGAAGAGGAAGGCGAAACATTTGCTGATATCGAGCCTGAAGAGCTAGGACCAAAACCAAAATCACATAATGAAATATAA